The sequence CATGGAGCAGAGAATCATTGAGCCCCCTCATTAGTTGTCCGATCGACAATTGGGACCCCTTAATCGTATTCATAGCTGCAAAGGGAATGGATTTTGTTACTCACCGAGATTGAGAAAATCAGTTGGGTGAAGTAGATACAACTTCCGTCTATTCCGAGATTGAAAAGTTTCTCCAACAGCGGATTCGAGCACTTAAAATCACCGAAATGTTACGCAAGCCGGGGCGCGACAGTCGTGCTGCTACTTCCAACTAGAAGAACCGTACGAGTTACGGTTCCTCAGACCGTAAACGAGCAAGGTCTAGCGACTTGGCCAATTCAACCGGGGAAAAAACCCGGTTTAACTCTGGATCTATCCCGCCAGCAACTGAGAATTCATCCACCTCTTCCTGACAAGTGTTGCTGGCTACGGCACAATTCCTCGTAAAAACCCTGAACGGACGTCAAATTAAAGTCAAAGTACTTCTCGATCCTGGTTCTGAAAGTAGCTTCATATCACATCTCTTGGTTCGACGACTTGGTCCTCCGCAACAGGCAGTTAATGTTGCTATCAGTATGGTTGGAAATAAGGCCATCGAGATTGCTCTAAGGAGAGTCAATTTTCGTCTTGAACCTTCGCAAGTAACACTACCTGTCGAAGTGAACGCTCTAGTTCTTCGAGACCTTGGCATGATTACTCCATCGTAGACGATTGTCAACAGAAACTGGGCTTACATCCAAGGGCTCACCTTAGCGGATCCAGAATTTGCGGTGCCAAGACCTATCGACGTGCTCTTGGGCGCTAACATTTACGGCTCACTTCTTCTCGACGGGTTTCATCACGGATCACTTGATGATCTCGTTGCTCTCGGAACTGTTTTCGGATGGGTTGTGATCAGCCCAGTTGGAATTTCTGAGCCATCAAATATCTTAGAACATTCAATAAACGTAATGGCTTTAAGTAGTCATCAAAAGGACAACCTTGCTGAAATTCTGAAGCGGTTTTGGGAACAGGAGGAATTGAACGTTCCCCCTATGACTTCACTCGAGAATCAGGAATGTGAACGAGCATTTATGGGCGGATGCCGACGTGAAAATTCCGGTCGATACATTGTGCACCTTCCCCTTCGACCGTCTTGTATTTATACTTTGGGGGAATCTTGACAAGGAGCTAAACGAATACTCAATTCTGTATGTCAACGATTAGAGAAAGACGCTCCGCTGAATAAGGAATACACACGATTCATGTCTGATTACGAAAAGCTAGGCCATATGCGCCTAATTCAACCTTCAGAGATATCATGTACCAGACTCACATACTATATTCCGCATCATGCTGTTTGGGGAAATGCAGATGGTCATCCGAAACTTCGCATTGTCTTTAATGCATCACAAAGAACAACATCAGGACTGGCTTTGAATCATCTATTATATACAGgaccaaaattagaaaatgacTTCGCTTCCGTTTTGATGCGTTGGAGATTCCCTCGCATTGCAATAACGAtcgttgcaaaaattttaatgcaggaTCTCTGGAAGGCACAAATCGGTTTGGATGCTCTACTTCCTAATCCTTTACTCCTACGATGGGGATCATTTCAGACTAATCTGTCTGATATAACTGAAATACATCTTCCACGATGGATAGGCTACCATCCTGATAATTCGGTGGAAATTCATGGCTTTGGAGAGAATAGCAAGCATGCCTTCGCTGCCGTAGTTTACGTCCTAGTGCAGTCTCAGCATGAAACCTTCATAACACGACTCATTACATCGAAGACTCGCGTCACACCTGTTAAAACTATCACTATCCCTAGACTGGAATTGTGCACCGCTCTGCTCGTAACTTGTTTGATCAATTGCGTACGCGAGGGTTTGAATCTCTCTCATGCTGTCACCTACGCTTGGTCAGATTCACAAAATGTTCTGAATTGGATCCAAACAGACGATCCTTTTCGCTGGCCAATCTACGTCGCCAGCAGAGTACAGAAATACAGCGAAATCTCTCCAACGCCTCCTGGCGTTATGTTCCTACTGCTAAAAATCCCGCTGATGTTGCTACTCGAGAAACTACTGCTACTGTGTCTTCGACAAACTGAAGTTCACTGGCCAATACTTTCGTATGTCTATGAAGCCTTTCAAGAAAACGATCAACAGGTGGATTCGACATCTCTTTCGATTTGTCACGTTCATCGTAGTCCTACCACAATTAGCACCTTCTCTTCCCTGACTCGCCTAACAAAAGTGATTGCGCGCTGTTTACGCCTTAAACTTCTTCTGAAGCCAGTAGCGGAGCGTTCCCGACTTATGGATCAACGTCTTTCACCTGAAGAAATACATCAGGCGTTTCTGGCTTGCATATTCTGGACACCAAGCTACCTTTTTAAAGACAAATCAGAGAACCTTCGCCAGGGACAACTACAGAAGCGCCACAGTCTACTTACTTGTTTACATTCATCGATTCCACTGGAATTCTGAGAGTCGGTGGACGACTAGCGAACTCTCCTCTGCCTTATGATCAACGACACCCGGTCATCTTGCATGGTGAAAGTCTTCTCGCAAAACTGATCATTGACTGGGCCCACCAAATAGCCCTACATGGTGGATTTCAATTAACTTACTCTTATGCTGTTCGCCGAGCATGGATTATTCGAGGTCGCGTTCTTGTCAAAGCACATATTCGTGATTGTGTTGTGTGCACCCGCATCAGACTTTAAAAATCCGAACAGTTGATGGGGAATCTTCCTGCTGAAAGAGTTACAGTCAGTTCTCTCTTTGAGAAAACCGGAGTAGAATATGCTGTCACTTTCGCAATAAAGCACTTTTCGAGGTGCCACTCGTGAAATCTGGAGTGATAATGCTACCACATTCCATGGTGCTGATGCAGAGCTTCGTTCAATGCTGCGAGAAGCAGAAATCGATTGGAACTTGGTGCAGGATTCTTTGGCGAACCGAGCCATAAAATGGAAATTCATCTCGCCTTCTGCCCCTCACTTTGCCGGCTTATGGGAAGCTAACATTAAATCTACGAAATCTCTTATGAAAAAGGTAATTGGGACACAAAACCTTACTTATGAAGAGTTCTCTACTTTGACTGTGGAGATTGAAGCATGCATGCCTTTACTTCCACTCACTGGCGATCTGGACGATCTCAACATCTTAGCTCCAGGCCATGTTCTCAACGGTAGGACCTTAGAACAGATTCCGGAACCATCAAATGCGGATGCAGATCTAAAATATGGTACTCATTGCCGCCTCGTCCAAGCAATGCGTGATCGGGTTTGGAAACGCTGTCTCAGGAGTACCTGCATACGCTTCAACATCGAAATAAGTGGACTGTGCCGAAGCGTAATTATCAAATTGGAGATGTTGTACTGATTGTGGATCCCTCGCTGCTTCGACGTGGGACATGCCCTTTGGGACGAATAACTAATGTTTTTTTGGACAGGACGGCCTTGTGCGTTCTGCTTCCGTAAAAACTGCCTTTGGGGATTACCATCGCCACATCGTTAAATTGTGTTGGCTACCAGTCGTGCATTGATTATACTCATTGACCTGTATGTCTCACGGCGGGCGGCATTAAATCTTTTACTGTGATACGTGAGAATTTGTCGTGTTCTCCATCGCGGGCGACTCTTGGTCATTCGTTTTTCCAAGCATGAAATGTATGTCATTCAGCGATCGAGGCGGGCGGgatgttaataaaaatgtttctcgATGTTTGTTTTTCTCATTAAAGACGTTTTTGGATTCGACTAATGGTGTTGTTCCTTTATGTTTATCCTACCTGTGTATTTTACTCAAGTCTTGACTTTGGACTTTTCTGTTTACGCTTGGGTGGGGAGGCAGATAGCGGCGTATCTCGCCCTTATGAGCGGCTCCTTCCCTCTTTTCTGAAGTTAGTTCGATCTTAACCTTTGTGAGGATCACATCAGTTTGGCGAGTGCGCTTTGGTTTTCACAAGTGGATGATTTTTTTCCTACTAAACGGTAGCTTTAATCGGTGTAATTTGTGTTCTCTCTTGGGTTTGTTTAATAGTTTTGTGAAGTGACTTTCCCGACTCGATTGTCTTCTGATGTTGCGGGAAGTGACGAGTCGGAAGACTTATTTATACCTTCGGTTGCGTCGGGTTCGATTGTTCTAAAAGCGTAGTCGTGGTCGTCACTCCCGGAGCCTACATCTGAGCGAATTTCACAACCAAACCAAACCCTTTTTTTGGATGTGGTCAGGATAACTAGTCTGCCATATTCGAGGATTCAAGCTTGGATTGAACTGTGGAGTAAGGTATTTAAATCCATGCACAATTGATTAGATTACAATTGACGAGGATTCTAGTAAGTGAAAACCAATGGTGATAATTCAGTCACAGCTGTCATTAATTATACTTCGGATCTCTTTTTTCGGTCGATAAACTGAACCTTGGGTCTGGTTGTGCTGATTCCTCGCTCCCCCAGGCCGGCGGTAACGATTTCATTAACATGGGTGAAAgccttgcaaattatctaaataaaatattttattttgatgaaaattagaaaagttatatacttttaaaattttgaaaattcaatattttagaccatttttttcaagcttcagaaaatgttgtcaatgtctccgatatttgacaaaaatacttggaaattaaggtaaatgtcccattttAGGCGAGTGACCCAGTTTGTGCGAATGCTCACATACTGTATATAAATCCGTGGAAATCTTACAGTTTATGACActagtaatagtttattcacattctagaatggatttaagatatttttgatgTCGGTTTTGTAGTCATTATATTACGTATTCGTGTTCTTTAAACGTTATATAGTCACGCTAGTCGCCAACTGTGGCCGATCGAGCATAACATTACTCTTGACTTGTTCGAGAGTTGACAGGCTGCGTACTTTTTCGTTTCAACAGTGCTCCAAAATTTTTGTGACgcgaatgtttgattgaaaagtgagtattatttataagttttttcgAATGTGTTCTTCAATATAACTGAAAACGAATGGATAATTCAGATATTTCCTTCCGTCTTCATACGGACGGAAGAAAACGTTTGGAGGAATTTGTGCGAGTGTTTACAAACAACAAGGTTACATAAAATcaggagtttttaaaagataacaagcacactatttcaattctgaaagctttCTCCTATTATGATGCTTGttttttatccatttatattaaataattgataaaaatgcgCGGGAAACGATCAGAACAACAATGAGATagccaatttaaaaatgcaaacgataaaaatattcttttttttacttactttATCTATTATGCTGAGacatttttacgttaaaattttgaaattccaatgACAAATTAAATTCGGAGTCAGTTTTTATCAATGTCGATATCCCGCCAGTGTAAGAAATATAACATGGCGTCACTCGCCTAAATTGGGAAATTTGATTCGCCCAAACTGGCTCAGAGAAAAAATCCATTCGCCCAAATAGGTTCATCCGTACAgaacaaaatattctttattattcagtaaaaatggTTTGTTTTATCGATAAGCAGACAAAGTATCGATGAAAAATGTTCCAACTGTGTGATATAGGGAACATTCACcgattcataagatttaaaatacttttacaagcaaaatacgccaaacaaatccttacattcgccctaattgggacatttaccttatccaaatgacatttttaatttggatgaaaattaaaaacgttagtgtaatgtaattgtccaaattttcgatctctggtttttaacggatctttacgcttcggcacgcacagaatccgaaaatcataatattttgtcggtgtctgtttgtctgtacgtctgtctgtatgtatgtatggttacctgaatgttgtagtcacgctaacttttgaagaatttgtccaatcgaatccgcatttgatacacttctgaaggtccccaaaataaaggctaagatcgttaatcaaatatttcgaaccaaattaaaaaattgggtgcattttcaaaattttgaaatttttgttgttgaaattttatagatttttgcctgtataatctaacagtagagcgcgaagcgcgattatgacAATGAGAATGTTATAGTCAAGGCCGTAGGtgttttgagaaccttctttaatgtcaaataaacaaaaaggttcagctttactttatgattgtagtttaagagaaaaggattaaacaaccacaacagggtcctattaggatcaggaaaaataaaatttgaacattatttttttaacacgaaGGGTGCAAAATTCGCGTTATTGGATGCCTATAAAAAGGGAACATGACATATAACCGCACATTTACgcatttattatataattatttcccAATTTTACCATTAACTATATTATTGTTATATAACGTATTGTACATGCTGAATTCGTATGCCGCTCCTTGGgcgattattttttcttataaattttgcgaaatagcACATAGCTAATGtaattcattgttaaaaaattatataaatgttggCAACATCCAAATTGTTTTTGCATAAAGCTATTCGAGTTCAAAACGCAtgccaattattattttaaatttgaccaTATAAACGTTGTACTAAATAGCAATTCAAGTGCGAACTAATAATTTCGTCTTATTAGAAAGAATAATGCAATTTCGAAAAAGTAGAAGTAAGAAATTTACACGCCGTAATCGTAGGCGAAGTACTTTTTCATGATTtacataacaaaaattataatatagtatattttttattgaaagtttattaattatttaattatttcaaggttTTATACATCCACACACCGTATGCCAATAAGCTTCCGCCTGATTAACTTTCTCGAAGTTTCACAAACACAATTTTGCATACTGTAATTAATTGTACGGAAACAgccattttttcttacaaattgataatttaattacattttcagtgcGAACGAGcggtttcattttatttgattacaaCTTGTCAAATATCTATAATATTTAGTACTTAAACTCACATACGCGAACTAATAGTTCCTGTTTTTCTGTCACCACCCaggcgccgaagaaagggggcttactctgaaaagtgagatttttcagggcgagcggttgaagtcgacccgatagaccggacttttaggagTGAGGGaggactcacgaaatcttccctctccactttaGTTTGAGATCCAAGAGCActtgagcatccattttaggtcctgatgatttgatgtatgattcttgtgcagaatgttctcctgattccgaatatattGGGTGCACATAGCGATTTCCGGG is a genomic window of Belonocnema kinseyi isolate 2016_QV_RU_SX_M_011 chromosome 8, B_treatae_v1, whole genome shotgun sequence containing:
- the LOC117178649 gene encoding uncharacterized protein LOC117178649 yields the protein MLREAEIDWNLVQDSLANRAIKWKFISPSAPHFAGLWEANIKSTKSLMKKVIGTQNLTYEEFSTLTVEIEACMPLLPLTGDLDDLNILAPGHVLNGRTLEQIPEPSNADADLKYGTHCRLVQAMRDRVWKRCLRSTCIRFNIEISGLCRSVIIKLEMLY